In Rhodopirellula sp. P2, the DNA window GTGTTCGCTGGGCTTGGGGCATCATCGGCTCTTGGGAGGTTCGACTGTGAAAGTCAGTCGGTCTTCACCACGTCCATGAAGCCGATCATCATTTCGTTCCAACTTTGGTCGCCCCATCCAACGGTCTTGGAAGGATCGGGGTTGCTCAGATTGTATTCCGAGTTGTCAAAGACCGCACGGCAGTGGACGACGGTCCCCCGAGGCAATTTTCGAGGTTCCTTCAGGATGTACTTCATCTGCCAGTTGAAGTCGTAGGCGGGAACGTCCAGCAGGATTTCTTCCTCACCATCGGGGAAGTGAGCGGTGTAGCGGAACGCTTTGCCACGCAGGTGCATGTGCGGTGTCATCCCAAGCAGTTCGATATCCCTTCGGACGGTGTGCTTCGCCGTCACCACGTGGTTGGCTTCGCCGGGTGGGATTCGAAACCTGGTTTCGACAGCGATGGCGCCTTCCAGTTCTCGGTCGACATGGGCTTTGTCAGTGAACTTGACCCCGATGTACGACAGGTCGCTTTGTGCGGTCCCGTTGGGGGTGTAGTGCATCTCGAACAACAGTTTGCTGCCGGCTTCCGCATGAATTGCAACTCCGTCCTCCAACTTCACTGGAGTGCTGCCGGGAGCATACCCCACCAACACCTTCCTCAGATCGATGTCCCTGCCACCCGGTGGGATCACATAGACCAAGATGTGGTGGACGACGGCTCGGTTTTGAGGGCGTGCTTCGCAGGCGACGACAAACTTGTCTTCCTCCCAACCAGGATCGATCACGAATCGCTGATAGTCGATGACACCTTCGGCGGGCACATCAAATGGTTTGTCTCGCATCTGGATGACTTGATCGGGCTCGCCAATCTGCCATCCCGTGGCGAACACGGGCGGCTCAGGCAGGTCCGAAGGATCGCCCTCGGGCATCCCGCCATCGACCCATTGCTCAACCAAGTCCTTTTCTTCCTCGGACAACCTCGCGTCGTTGGCAAACTCGCCGTGTGCCGGGTTGGCCGACCAAGGCGGCATGCGGTTGTTGCCGATCACTTCGAGAATCGTGTCCTCCCATCCCTGCGTGTCATCGTAGCTGGTCAGGGTGAACGGCGCGATTTCGCCTTCGCGGTGGCAAGTGACGCATCGTGAATTGAAAATCGGTGCGATGTGTTTGGTGTAGGTGATCTCGCCCAGTTCCGCGACTTCTTTGGTCCGACCGATGTGGCAACCCACGGCCTCTGTCTGGGGTTGCGAAATGGATTTTCCGGCCAGCAGTTCTTCCACTGCGATGGCCAAATCGGAACGAGTCTTTTTGTCGCGAGCGTAGCCGACTCCGTATTGATCATCGATGCGGCCGTGGTAGCGAACGACGCGATCCGCATCGATCAGAAAAACCTCGGGGGTTCGTTTCGCGTTCATGGCATCCGCGACGACGTTGCCCTTGTCCTTCAGCATCGGAAAGGCGATCTCGTGGCGATGCACGTAGGCCGCCACTTCGGTCAGGCTGTCTTGTTTGTTGGAGTTGATCCCGATGACTTGGAGACCGCGCTCTCCGAATTTCTCCTGAAGGTCATTCAGTCGCGGCCCGTACAGTTTTGCCAACGGGCACTCGGTTCCCAGGAAGACAATCGCCGCGCACTGCTTGCCCTTGAAATCGCTCAGCGAAACGGGTTTGCCGTAGGCGTTGGGCAAGGTGAACGTCGCAACCTGCTCTCCGACCGGAGAAGTGTCCGAACCTTCGGGCTGACGCCCCGTCGCGGCATTTGCGAATGGGACCCAGGCATTTCCAACAATCAAGCATACGACTGCGAAGCAAACCAAACGACGATGCATCAGAGACCTCGGGCGGAGAGAATCAACGGGAAACAATAGTTTCGCTGAATTGCGGGGGGCGTGTCACCCGCAGTTCCGTCTCGAATTGTACGGGGGCGGTCCGCGCCTTGCCGGGGCCCGTGTTTTGATGCATTCGGCTGTAATTCAGGCGAATCCGAATCCAGCCGAATCCCGCGACGGGAAGTGCCTGTTGGCCAGCGGCATGCAAGGCAGCCGGTTCCGATCCCTACGGCAGTTCGAGTTCGCCGGACCAAGGTTGGTTGTCTCGATACCAATCCACCGATGCAGCCAGTCCCTCGTCCAGTTCCACTTTCGGTGTCCAGCCGATCAATTCTTTCGCCTTGCTGATGTCGGCGGAAGTGATTTTGACATCGGCTTTGTGGAACGTCTTGTGTTCGACCTTGGCTTTCTTGCCCAGCAAGTTTTCGAGTCGACCGATGATGTCGTTCAAAGAGACGGGGGTTCCGCCGCCGCCCAAGTTGATGACTTCGTATCCAATGGGCTGCAGTGCCGCGATCGTTCCGGCAGCGATGTCGGACACATAGGTGAAATCGCGAGATTGTTCGCCATCGCCAAACAATTCGATCGGCGTGCCTTCATCGATCCATTTGATGAATCGGAAGATGCACATGTCGGGACGTCCCGCGGGACCGTAGACGGTGAAGTAACGGCAAACTGAGACGTCGATGTCGTACAAGTGATGGTACGAGTATGCCATCGCTTCAGCGGCTTTCTTGCTGGCCGCGTAAGGCGAGATCGGAGTGTTGACGGACAACGTTTCGACAAACGGCATCGGTTGGCCGGCGTACAGCGACGAGGTCGACGCGAGCACGTACTTCTTGACACCAACACGCCGCATTTGGTCGAGCAGGTTGAGGCTGCCCATCGCGTTGGTCGTCATGTAGACGTGCGGGTTTTCCATGCTGTATCGCACGCCGGCACGAGCGGCCAAGTTCAGCACCGCATCGAATGAATTTTCATCGAAGAGTTTCTGCAGCGTCGATGAATCTTCGATGTCGCCTCGCACGAACGTGAACGCGTCGCCTTGGGAGGTCAGTTTCTCCAGTCGGTGTTCTTTCAGTCGCACGTCGTAGTAGTCGTTGACGTTGTCGATTCCGACCACACGATGGCCCGCCGCCAGCAATTGTGAGGCAACTTCGTTGGCGATGAAGCCAGCGCAGCCAGTGACCAGGAACGTTTGAGGAGACGAATCGGGCATCGGTTCTGGACTCTTGATTCGGGGTTTGGGAAGGTGCACTGGGGTTTGGCGAGGTTCAAACTATAGTGGGCCGCCAGTTCCACCATCCGATTTGCCACGCAGTCTAGTCAATGAAACGTCCCAAAATAGCCGTCTTCTTCGGAACCCGTCCCGAAGCGATCAAGGTCGCGCCGGTGATCAAACGACTTGCCAACGATGACCGATTCGAGTTGCTGTCGGTTTCGACGGGGCAACACCGGGAGATGCTGGATCAAGTGATCGACATTTTCGATCTGCCGGTGCACCACGATTTGGGCGTGATGACCCCGGGACAAACTCTGGCAGGTTTGTCCTCCAAACTGATCGCTTCAATCGATCAAATTCTCGAAGCCGAGCAACCTGATTTTGCTCTCGTTCAGGGCGACACAACGACGGTTTTGATGGCGTCGCTGGCTTGTTTCTATCGACGAATTCCAACTGGTCACATCGAAGCCGGTCTGCGGACAGGCAACCTGGCCAGTCCCTTCCCGGAAGAAGCCAACCGCGTGCTGGCCAGTCCCATCAGCACGTTGCACTTCGCACCGACATCGGTCAGCGAAGCGAACTTGCTGAACGAACGAATCGATCCCGCCAAGATTTTTGTGACGGGGAACACGGTGATCGATGCGTTGCACCTGGAGGTCCAGCAGCAATCCCATCCCGAGGTCGCAGCGAAGATCGATGAAGAACTGGGGGCGGTCCTTCCAAGTGATTGGCGAGACCAACGGTTTGTCTTGATCACCGGGCACCGACGCGAGAATTTTGGTGGTGGTTTCGACGAGATCTGCGGTGCGATTTCAGAACTGGCCGAGCGATTCCCGGACGTTCGATTTGTGTACCCGGTTCACTTGAACCCCAATGTGTCTGGTCCCGTGCAAAAGGCGTTGGGGCAATTTGACAACGTGTTGCTGTTGCCGCCGCAGTCCTATCGTCCGTTTGTGGCTTTGATGCAGGCCTGTGAATTGGTGCTGACCGATTCCGGCGGCGTGCAAGAGGAAGCCCCCGGACTCGGCAAGCCCGTGCTGGTGATGCGTGACACGACCGAGCGTCCCGAAGGCGTGGACGCTGGCACGGTCCGCTTGGTCGGTCCAGTGCGGCAGAACATCGTCGACGGTGTCAGTGAACTGCTTCGCGACCGCGAAGCGTATGACCAGATGGCGAGAGCTTCCAACCCTTATGGCGATGGCACCGCTTCGATCAAGATCCTGGACGCGATCGCACAGCACTATTGCTGAAGGGCTTGGGCAAGCTCGGTTTCATAAGCCCGGATCATTTGTTTGTAGTCTGCCAGAATCTTCTCGGGCACATCCACTTCTGCGGCATCGTCGACCAGTGCGGCGACGACGTTGCTCACCGTGCTGACATTGATCTGTCGCTCGGTCAGCAGGACGGTTTGATCCGAATCGATCACCGCCGCGCTGCCGGGTCTCAGTCGCAACAGCCCAAACACATCGTCCAGTGTGTTGGCGTCCAGGACGGTGACAGCACCCGACCAAGCCGATGCCAATTCTCGGCGGAAACCAGCGTCCTCGGTGGCGACGACCCAGCGAACCCGCGACAGATTGGATTGACGTGACTGGGTGATTGCGGCGGCAATCCAACGCGGTTCCGTGGCGGAGACTTCTTCGTCTTGCGACAACCGGAGCAGCACCACTTCGGATGCCGTGCCGTCAACACGCAGTGTCCGCATCGCATCGTTCGGCAAACGCCGTCCCAGGATGCTGGATGGGGGCGGCGGAGGAACAGGAACAAAACGCTCAACACGTTGAGGCGTGAAAGGCGGTTGGAAATCGAAACGAGAGGAGTCTTCCTCGTCTGACGGAGGAGCAAACTCTGCTCGTCGGAATTCGAGGGTCAATGAACTCTGCCTCGCATCCAAACCTTCGATCAGTGGAAGCGGCAACTCCACCCGCCGAATCACACTGACGGTGGGATCGATCCAAAACACATAGGATTTGCCTTCCGTTTCGGCCGCGATGCGGCGCATTTTTTGTCCTGCGAAATTCGCGTCGGGCAACCACTTCAGTTTCGCGGTGGGTTCGAAGATTCCAGACATTGGATCGCCAGCGAACAACCACTCCAGTTGCGGTGGCGGACCAGCCAAGCCTGCTGACAACTTGGACCGCAGGACCTCATCGGCGAGCACACGATCCAGGTCCAAACGTTGGTTCTCGGGTTGTTGCCAGGAGTCCACCAACATTTGCGAATCGAAGTGGCGCGTTTCGGGCTCGTCGAACCAGGCATTCAATTCCACTCGATTCGATTGCGGCGACGAGCTGGCACGCAGGCGAACCGCGTAGGCTTGCACGTCCAATTGGCGGCCAGTCCAACGCACACGGAACGGCGCTCGCTGTTCTTGTCTTCCACCTGAAAACAGCTCGGCTGAGGCGTCCGCCATCGGAACCACTCGCAGCACGACTTCGCTGGTGTCTTGGTAGTACGAGCTGCCGCGATAGCGAGTGAAGATTTGTCTCAGGCGGTCACGCGGTTCTCCTCGAGCGATCACAAACTGCTGGGGCGTGGAAGCGGCTTCTTCCGTGGAGGAGGGCGACGGGGAACACCCGGCGGTCCATGCAGAGACTCCCGCGACGATGCCGCACGCAAAGATCCATTTCGCGAACTGTGGAGTCAAATCGTCACGCTTTCTTTTCACTCAGGGAATCCATTCGAACTGCTTTGCACAGCAACCGTTTTTCAGCCGCGGATCGCCCACACTTTCGGCAGATGAATTCTGCCGATCGAATTTGTTCTGCCAGCAACGGCAGGGCGTCCGCAAGGGTGGATTTGTCCCATTTGCAAATCGACTTTTTGGGCAGTTTCGATTGAGTCAAACTGAGATCAGTGTTCGTAAGTTGGGATTTCGCGACCATCGATCGAGGCAGCCGCGCGGTGAAGGGTGATGTCTTGAGTGTACGTCAACATTTTCACCGATCCATCCACCATCGCCGCATTCCAGCCATGCGGGTGGGCGCTGCCAAAGTCATGGCAGGCCAAGCAATTGTCCGGTTGATCCAATCCTGGTTGGCGGGCAGCGAACCGAACGTAGGAATGGGTGGTCGTTGGAATTCCGGTGTATCCAGCCAGGGGAGCTCGATCGCCATAGCAGTCTCCCGTCGTGTATTTCAGCGAATCCATGGCTTTTTCGCCGACCAAGTACGTGTGGCTCAGGCCATCGAACACCCGGGACAATCGCGTCCGGCCGCCCAGTCGCCAAACGCCGTCGTGCTGGCTTTCAATGATGCGGTCGTCGATTTCATTGACGGTCGCAGGACCTCCGCACATGGCGTAGTCGGTCCTTCCGCCGGATTCGCCATAACGACTCAAATAGGGTTCCAGCAGCGGGTAGGCGTCGGCATCTCGCCGGGTTGGACAGTGAAACGTTGCGATCGCCGCCTGAACGTGTTGCTGCACCCGATCAGTTGGCTCAATGGTCAGTGCGGCTCCGATTTTGGCCAGCGGTGGTGCCAAGTCGGCTTGCTCCATCAACGCCATCGCTTGGACCATCCAATTGCCGCCGTTGAATCGACGGTCGTATTGCCGACGACGATCGAAATCGACCAGGTACGGTGGGACTTCGCCGGAGTAGCCTGGGAGGTCGCGAAAGATCGATTCGTAGTTTTGGCTGGCCAGGGCAATTTGTCGAATTCGATTGCGACACTTGGTCTGGCGTGCCGCCTCGCGGACGCTTTGAACCGCTGGCAGTAGAAGTGCGATCAGGACGCCAATGATGGTGATGACGACCAACAGTTCCACCAACGTGAAGCCATGCCGATTCACTGCTTCTTGCTCCGTCCTCACGGTCAAACCTCGATCACAGGGATGGTTTGCGAGCCGGTTGTCGAACTCGGTGGGACCAGCTTTGAGCAATCGTCGGCAAGATCAAAGGCTTCAAAAATCATCCAAGCCAGAATCGGGCTTTGATTGGTTCCCTCTTTTCTCGGACCCAGCACCGTGCAGGGTCTGCCAGGTCCGGATATGCCGGTTGTGCGAATTTGCCCCTGGATAACGGTCACGCGTGTTCGACCCGTTGATTCCACCCCGTGGTGACCGCTCGGTGTGCAGAAGATCCCGCGGACTCGTCGATACGCCGGATAGCTGGTCACCGTCGCCTGAATTTCGTGCATCGCAGGATGCCGAATTTCGATCTTTCAAGCGGCACGGCTGGCAGGGTCCGCATGGACCATGGGGATTCAAGGATGAACACCCCTCCGAAACACGCTGGGACTGCGATGGATCGCAACATGAAACCACGAATGCAGGCAGATCAGAATCACGTTGATCGATTCCGCAAGGATCGATCTCGTCGTGGTTTGCTGGTCCGACGTGTTTCGTTGGCAATCTTGATTGCATCGGTGACCGCGTCGGCCCAAGCGGCTGATTCCCCCCCCTTTTCGGCGCGTGCCGCTGCGACGTCTGGCCGAGTCTGGCAGCCGCGACCGCTGGCATTGCCGCCAACCTCCGCGACGGCGCCTGCCTGGAAACCACCGTCGCCCCAGCCCACCGTGGTGGCGCCATCGCCGCCACCGGTCACGATCATCATGACCGCCCCGGCGCCGCCTGCCGAAGAGCCACCAACGATCACGCGGCGACGCCAGGTCAACTCGGATGGCAGTGCCACGGCTTCGCTGGGCCGCTCGCAACAAACGTTCTCCCGGCCGATGCCCGCTTCGGATCCGATCAACCATCACGCTCGGACGGCTGAACTGGCTCAGTCCGCAGTCGATCAGCTTCGCAGCGCCCACTTCGCTGCTCGCCGAGGCGCGTTCCATTCCGCGAAAGAGTCTGCGACGCAGACGCTTCGGATCATTGCTTCCCTGCGAGATTCGCAAACAGGAGGCAACCTGCACACAACGCAGCTCAACGAAGCGATCACCGCCATTCGTGAGTCAACCGATTTCACAGGACGTTATGGACCGGTCGATCAAGCCGCACTGAACCGATTGGTCGAGGTCCACAAGACACCGGCACTGCACGGGGTGAACACATCGACGTTGACCGCTGAACGTGCGATCGAGGCTTACCTCAATTACGCGCGGCAACGTTGGGTGGAAGCCACCATCGGAGGACCGCTCGCGGCCGAAGCCACGATGATTCTGGCGGATCTGGAAGCGGCGACACTGACCCCACAATCGAATTCCGATTTGACGGAAGCCCGCTCGCGATTGCACGCATCCGAACTGGCGTTGATGTATCGCCGTGCGGCGGTGGAGATCGGCCCTGACAATCCGCAAGCCACGGCAGAGCTCGGACGCAACCTGCTCCGTCGATCGATGCCTGCGATCGCGAAAGAGTTGTTGCTCCTGAGTGTGCAGCAGAAACCAACGCGACAAAGCGTCGAGGATTTGATGCGAGCGGCAAGCCAATCCGGCGACGCCCAGTTGGCTGCGGAATGCCAGCAGCAGCTCGCCTCAACGAACCTGCCCAGCGAACTGCCGGTTCAAATGATGTCGCCCTCGCAATTCGCGAAAACGCATCAGCAGTTTGCCGCCGTGAACCACACGCCAGCGCAACGACCCAGCAGCCCGTCCAACGTCAGAGCAGGGCAACCGGCTCCGCAGGGTCACCCCCAGACGGCGTCTCTTCCAACCTCGCGGAACTCGGTTGGCCAAGGTCACTTGATCGTGCCAGCACAAAACGGGCGTGCGATGCAATCACGAATCGTTGATCCGTCGATGCCCGTTGCTCCCGCTCGCTCGACAACGCCCCGCAGCGGTCTGTTTTGGTAATGCAAGCCAACGCCCTCACCGTCCACCAGATTTCGATGGATCGTCCCATGAAACCAACTCGTCTTCGATCGGCGTTTCGTCGCGTTTGCTTGGCAACCGGACTGTTGTTGCCATTGGTCTTCGGGGGAGCCTCGTCGGCGCAAGAATTGGTCGCGCCGGGACAAGCGATGCCCGAAGCCAATTCGCGTCCCACGATGCTGGGGAGCAACACGGACACGTTGCCCACCCCGTCGTTCGACATGGACAACCTGCCTGACAACCCACCGGTCAGCGAAGGCGAACTGCTGGAGGTCAACTCGCTTCGTGATTATCGGCAACGTTTGGAAGAGCACAGCTTGCGGGCCGAGCAAGCCAAGTTGGAAGCGCGGGCGCGTTTCGAGTCACGCTCTCGCGATTTGATTCCCGGATTGCCGTCCAAAGTCGCCCCGCCGGAAACGACCGCGACAGGCAAGGAGACGTTGCCTGAGGCGATCCCAGCACCCGCACCCGCACCGGCCCCGACCTCGACGCCGCCATCCGTTCCGCCGGCAGCAAAGATTCCAGCACCGAATCCGCCAGCAGCCCAGCAAGCGACCGATGATGAGAATCTGCTGGAACTGCCGCCCCCGCTGCGCCCTCGGCAGTCTCAAACGGACCGAGCGACGCCCCCTCGCCCACAGCGATTGGGCGGAAACGCACCTGCAACCCACAACGATCAGCTGCCGGAGTTTCGTCCGGTTCCAACTTACAATCGGCTCCCACGATCGGAACGAACCGAGCCAGCAGCGCCCAGCGATCCCTCCAAACGCCTCGAAGCGTTGATGGAAGAGGACACCGCCGTGGAATCGTCCAGCGATCTGGAAACGCCACGGAAGTCACCGGCGCCGAAGGCTCGTTCGATTCGACCCACCGCTCCGCCGACGCCGCCTGTCAAACGCGCTGAAGCCAAGCAACCACAGCGTGAACCGGAGCCGAAGGAGCCTGCAGCGGAACCGGCACCTCGTTCACGGTCGGTGATCGACACCGAGGCGATGGACTCGAAGCAATACTCGACGAACGCGAGCCGCGATGGGTCGACTCCCAGTCGAAGCATGGGGACACCCTCGTGGCCGGACTTGATGCAGGACGAAGTCACGCGTTGGCCGTTGCCCGCGTCGTTTGCCTCGCACGGCGGAGGCCCCTTGTCTGGTCACCCCAGTTCGGTCACCTGCTCGTCATGTGGCGGATGCGTGGATCGCAACGGAGTCGGCGCGGAACGCCTGAGCAAGACACTCGGCGTTGGGACGGGGACCCGTCCTGCCTGCCAGTGCTGGCGCTGTCCACAAAGCATGCCATTCAATGT includes these proteins:
- a CDS encoding DUF1559 domain-containing protein, with amino-acid sequence MNRHGFTLVELLVVITIIGVLIALLLPAVQSVREAARQTKCRNRIRQIALASQNYESIFRDLPGYSGEVPPYLVDFDRRRQYDRRFNGGNWMVQAMALMEQADLAPPLAKIGAALTIEPTDRVQQHVQAAIATFHCPTRRDADAYPLLEPYLSRYGESGGRTDYAMCGGPATVNEIDDRIIESQHDGVWRLGGRTRLSRVFDGLSHTYLVGEKAMDSLKYTTGDCYGDRAPLAGYTGIPTTTHSYVRFAARQPGLDQPDNCLACHDFGSAHPHGWNAAMVDGSVKMLTYTQDITLHRAAASIDGREIPTYEH
- a CDS encoding polysaccharide biosynthesis/export family protein, giving the protein MDRPMKPTRLRSAFRRVCLATGLLLPLVFGGASSAQELVAPGQAMPEANSRPTMLGSNTDTLPTPSFDMDNLPDNPPVSEGELLEVNSLRDYRQRLEEHSLRAEQAKLEARARFESRSRDLIPGLPSKVAPPETTATGKETLPEAIPAPAPAPAPTSTPPSVPPAAKIPAPNPPAAQQATDDENLLELPPPLRPRQSQTDRATPPRPQRLGGNAPATHNDQLPEFRPVPTYNRLPRSERTEPAAPSDPSKRLEALMEEDTAVESSSDLETPRKSPAPKARSIRPTAPPTPPVKRAEAKQPQREPEPKEPAAEPAPRSRSVIDTEAMDSKQYSTNASRDGSTPSRSMGTPSWPDLMQDEVTRWPLPASFASHGGGPLSGHPSSVTCSSCGGCVDRNGVGAERLSKTLGVGTGTRPACQCWRCPQSMPFNVYGPGNYVGPARSAPVHEYRLRGGDQVQLTFLIKTVRSVGAYRLVVGDELLVESEADEKLTRGTLERGLEIQPDGTITLRFIGQIHAAGQTIDQLRELLNERYEEYYPDPSIDVTPVATGNIARQIREAISGSEGFNPQQTVQTITPEGTLRLPRLGAVPAQGLTLSELKREIILRYDSMSAGLDVEVVLEQQAPHYVYVLGEVTTPGRFEIDAPTTVLGGIALGGGYVPGANLRQVVIFRRGPNWELLSTVLDLRGAIMGKDSRPVDEIWLQDGDVVIVPPSPIRLFDRFVSQVFTEGVYGIVPFSGFGFSFGDGN
- a CDS encoding SDR family NAD(P)-dependent oxidoreductase: MPDSSPQTFLVTGCAGFIANEVASQLLAAGHRVVGIDNVNDYYDVRLKEHRLEKLTSQGDAFTFVRGDIEDSSTLQKLFDENSFDAVLNLAARAGVRYSMENPHVYMTTNAMGSLNLLDQMRRVGVKKYVLASTSSLYAGQPMPFVETLSVNTPISPYAASKKAAEAMAYSYHHLYDIDVSVCRYFTVYGPAGRPDMCIFRFIKWIDEGTPIELFGDGEQSRDFTYVSDIAAGTIAALQPIGYEVINLGGGGTPVSLNDIIGRLENLLGKKAKVEHKTFHKADVKITSADISKAKELIGWTPKVELDEGLAASVDWYRDNQPWSGELELP
- a CDS encoding tetratricopeptide repeat protein, with protein sequence MDRNMKPRMQADQNHVDRFRKDRSRRGLLVRRVSLAILIASVTASAQAADSPPFSARAAATSGRVWQPRPLALPPTSATAPAWKPPSPQPTVVAPSPPPVTIIMTAPAPPAEEPPTITRRRQVNSDGSATASLGRSQQTFSRPMPASDPINHHARTAELAQSAVDQLRSAHFAARRGAFHSAKESATQTLRIIASLRDSQTGGNLHTTQLNEAITAIRESTDFTGRYGPVDQAALNRLVEVHKTPALHGVNTSTLTAERAIEAYLNYARQRWVEATIGGPLAAEATMILADLEAATLTPQSNSDLTEARSRLHASELALMYRRAAVEIGPDNPQATAELGRNLLRRSMPAIAKELLLLSVQQKPTRQSVEDLMRAASQSGDAQLAAECQQQLASTNLPSELPVQMMSPSQFAKTHQQFAAVNHTPAQRPSSPSNVRAGQPAPQGHPQTASLPTSRNSVGQGHLIVPAQNGRAMQSRIVDPSMPVAPARSTTPRSGLFW
- the wecB gene encoding non-hydrolyzing UDP-N-acetylglucosamine 2-epimerase — translated: MKRPKIAVFFGTRPEAIKVAPVIKRLANDDRFELLSVSTGQHREMLDQVIDIFDLPVHHDLGVMTPGQTLAGLSSKLIASIDQILEAEQPDFALVQGDTTTVLMASLACFYRRIPTGHIEAGLRTGNLASPFPEEANRVLASPISTLHFAPTSVSEANLLNERIDPAKIFVTGNTVIDALHLEVQQQSHPEVAAKIDEELGAVLPSDWRDQRFVLITGHRRENFGGGFDEICGAISELAERFPDVRFVYPVHLNPNVSGPVQKALGQFDNVLLLPPQSYRPFVALMQACELVLTDSGGVQEEAPGLGKPVLVMRDTTERPEGVDAGTVRLVGPVRQNIVDGVSELLRDREAYDQMARASNPYGDGTASIKILDAIAQHYC
- a CDS encoding redoxin domain-containing protein, with protein sequence MHRRLVCFAVVCLIVGNAWVPFANAATGRQPEGSDTSPVGEQVATFTLPNAYGKPVSLSDFKGKQCAAIVFLGTECPLAKLYGPRLNDLQEKFGERGLQVIGINSNKQDSLTEVAAYVHRHEIAFPMLKDKGNVVADAMNAKRTPEVFLIDADRVVRYHGRIDDQYGVGYARDKKTRSDLAIAVEELLAGKSISQPQTEAVGCHIGRTKEVAELGEITYTKHIAPIFNSRCVTCHREGEIAPFTLTSYDDTQGWEDTILEVIGNNRMPPWSANPAHGEFANDARLSEEEKDLVEQWVDGGMPEGDPSDLPEPPVFATGWQIGEPDQVIQMRDKPFDVPAEGVIDYQRFVIDPGWEEDKFVVACEARPQNRAVVHHILVYVIPPGGRDIDLRKVLVGYAPGSTPVKLEDGVAIHAEAGSKLLFEMHYTPNGTAQSDLSYIGVKFTDKAHVDRELEGAIAVETRFRIPPGEANHVVTAKHTVRRDIELLGMTPHMHLRGKAFRYTAHFPDGEEEILLDVPAYDFNWQMKYILKEPRKLPRGTVVHCRAVFDNSEYNLSNPDPSKTVGWGDQSWNEMMIGFMDVVKTD